A genome region from Labilibaculum antarcticum includes the following:
- a CDS encoding globin domain-containing protein, with amino-acid sequence MELTIKEYPFGERPEVTRPNRDFLKHLGESGIRKLVDDHYELLRESKFNPLFPQDKAEFEAAKLRSSDFFIQALGGPEYYNQNRGAPMLVKRHANFKITREARQVWMQCYQKLLPELKIPEDLIVSYWNYLDVFSSWMVNSED; translated from the coding sequence ATGGAATTGACTATTAAAGAATATCCTTTTGGAGAAAGACCTGAGGTAACCCGACCAAACAGAGATTTTTTAAAGCATTTGGGAGAGAGTGGAATACGGAAATTGGTTGATGATCATTATGAATTGTTGAGAGAAAGTAAGTTTAATCCTTTATTTCCTCAGGACAAGGCTGAGTTCGAGGCGGCAAAACTTCGTTCATCAGATTTCTTTATTCAAGCTTTAGGTGGGCCTGAGTATTATAATCAGAACAGAGGAGCACCCATGTTGGTTAAACGACATGCAAATTTTAAAATTACACGAGAAGCACGTCAGGTTTGGATGCAATGTTACCAAAAACTCTTACCTGAGTTAAAAATACCCGAAGACTTGATTGTTTCTTATTGGAATTATCTGGATGTATTTTCAAGCTGGATGGTGAATTCGGAGGACTAA
- a CDS encoding Crp/Fnr family transcriptional regulator — MDNNKGDTEINMNCFQNLGIADLEIINEKKKQVTFFKDETVFKQGAFAPHVLFVNQGLVRVYIQTNKNKQINIRLAKKGDLIAFSSIFGKDTYLYSAIALKDSEICMIDKEALKELLWRNPDFAMQIYSKNCHNENRYIDIIRNISYKQMRGKLASALLYLSSEKFTDENVYECLARQNIADFASISVESAVKFIKEFEKEGIISLDGKKILIQDKKSLDEINLRG; from the coding sequence ATGGATAACAATAAAGGAGATACCGAAATAAACATGAACTGTTTTCAAAATCTTGGAATTGCCGATTTGGAAATTATTAATGAAAAGAAGAAACAGGTAACTTTTTTTAAAGATGAAACTGTATTTAAGCAAGGAGCATTTGCTCCGCACGTTTTGTTTGTAAATCAGGGATTAGTTAGAGTATATATCCAAACCAATAAAAACAAGCAGATCAATATTCGTTTAGCTAAAAAGGGGGATTTAATAGCTTTTTCTTCAATTTTCGGGAAAGATACTTATCTCTATTCTGCTATTGCCTTAAAAGACTCAGAAATATGTATGATTGACAAGGAGGCTTTAAAAGAGTTGTTGTGGAGGAATCCTGATTTTGCAATGCAAATATATTCTAAGAATTGTCACAACGAAAATAGATATATCGATATTATTCGAAATATCTCATACAAACAAATGAGAGGAAAATTAGCTTCTGCTCTATTGTATTTGTCTTCAGAGAAATTTACCGATGAAAATGTTTATGAGTGTCTAGCTCGTCAAAATATTGCTGATTTTGCTTCAATTAGTGTTGAAAGTGCGGTTAAATTTATCAAAGAGTTTGAGAAAGAAGGTATTATTTCATTGGATGGCAAAAAGATCTTGATTCAGGATAAGAAATCATTGGATGAAATTAATTTGAGAGGTTAA
- a CDS encoding NifB/NifX family molybdenum-iron cluster-binding protein has translation MNHPKIIFAFAVSDSNKFEAKHFGDVDKYLIYEYCNESFNLLSHQTNTSKDLDEKQLNESIEKGNSIVKLLTDHKVQVLVSLQFGQNIKMINKHFIPVAIHDPNTEEIFKILLKNMKWIIDELEINPPEFRLFSINTGVLKSSIK, from the coding sequence ATGAATCATCCTAAAATAATATTCGCATTTGCTGTCAGCGACTCAAATAAATTTGAAGCTAAACATTTTGGGGATGTAGATAAATATTTAATCTATGAATACTGCAACGAATCCTTTAATCTGTTATCTCATCAAACAAATACATCTAAAGACTTGGATGAAAAACAGCTTAATGAATCTATAGAGAAAGGCAATTCAATCGTTAAACTCTTAACAGATCATAAAGTTCAGGTATTGGTATCTCTTCAATTTGGACAAAATATTAAAATGATTAATAAGCATTTTATCCCTGTTGCCATTCACGATCCCAATACGGAAGAAATTTTTAAAATTTTGTTAAAAAACATGAAATGGATCATCGACGAATTAGAGATTAATCCTCCTGAATTTAGACTTTTCTCAATAAATACCGGAGTCTTAAAAAGCTCAATTAAATAA
- a CDS encoding CoA-binding protein yields MKNKTLIIGASINAERYSYKAAEKLLANSHQIYMIGNKTGTLFNHEIVKDQTPFTDVDTVTMYVSAKNQTSYYEYILSLKPRRVIFNPGTENLVFAKQLESKGIIADESCTLVLLATNIY; encoded by the coding sequence ATGAAAAATAAAACATTAATCATTGGAGCTAGTATCAATGCCGAACGTTACTCTTACAAAGCTGCTGAAAAATTATTAGCTAACAGTCATCAAATTTATATGATTGGGAACAAAACCGGAACGCTATTCAATCATGAAATAGTGAAAGATCAAACTCCTTTCACCGATGTTGATACAGTTACAATGTATGTATCAGCAAAAAATCAAACAAGCTATTACGAGTATATCCTCTCATTGAAACCACGCAGGGTAATCTTTAATCCCGGAACGGAAAACTTAGTTTTTGCAAAGCAATTGGAATCAAAGGGAATAATTGCAGATGAATCCTGCACTTTGGTATTGCTGGCAACTAATATTTATTAA
- a CDS encoding DUF1847 domain-containing protein, with protein sequence MDFKDLYTAEDIAIMKNAEDSLNRNNDRIQEIIEYAKKSNIKTIGIAYCTSLNKQASKLKNILEFEGFTIEHVNCKLGKLPFSNLIPDYKGITCNPAGQAKYLEERDTELNIMMGLCLGHDMIFNAKSKAPVTPLIVKDRKLKHHSIEKLNDSNS encoded by the coding sequence ATGGATTTTAAAGATTTATATACTGCTGAAGATATTGCGATCATGAAAAATGCTGAAGATTCGTTGAATCGCAACAATGATCGGATTCAGGAAATTATAGAATACGCTAAGAAATCCAATATCAAAACAATTGGGATTGCATATTGTACTTCGCTTAACAAACAGGCCAGTAAACTCAAAAACATACTTGAATTTGAAGGGTTCACCATAGAACATGTAAATTGCAAACTAGGTAAGCTTCCTTTCTCCAATTTAATACCCGATTACAAAGGAATTACTTGCAATCCGGCAGGACAAGCAAAATATCTGGAAGAAAGAGACACCGAACTGAACATCATGATGGGATTATGCCTGGGGCATGATATGATTTTTAATGCAAAATCGAAAGCGCCTGTTACTCCCTTAATTGTTAAAGATCGAAAATTAAAACATCACAGCATCGAGAAATTAAATGATTCTAATTCATAA
- a CDS encoding TapB family protein yields MKKLFSLALLICASCIMAFSQDCTLYIPSNIGAELHYEMKNAKGKTTGIYTQKMISVKESGGETTFELLQIHMDPKNSNKIILQDTISFRCKDNVFYIDMEKYLNQKQMEGFKDMEVKITTEDLIYPPKLYPGLELNDGSISLEIGAGMMNMNMTTNIVNRKVEAHENITTPAGTFKCYKIAEDVQSKIGFVNVQLHNIAWIVEDIGTIRSESFDKKGKLNSTTELIKILR; encoded by the coding sequence ATGAAAAAGTTATTTAGCCTGGCATTACTGATATGTGCATCATGTATCATGGCCTTCTCACAAGATTGCACCCTCTATATCCCCAGTAATATTGGCGCCGAGCTCCATTACGAGATGAAAAATGCCAAAGGAAAAACGACAGGTATTTACACTCAAAAAATGATATCCGTAAAGGAAAGCGGAGGAGAAACAACATTTGAATTGTTGCAAATCCATATGGATCCTAAAAATTCGAACAAAATAATTCTTCAAGACACAATTAGTTTCCGCTGTAAAGACAATGTTTTTTACATCGATATGGAAAAATACCTGAATCAGAAGCAGATGGAAGGCTTTAAAGACATGGAGGTTAAAATTACTACAGAAGATCTGATTTATCCTCCCAAATTGTATCCTGGGCTAGAATTAAACGATGGCTCTATTAGCCTGGAAATTGGAGCAGGAATGATGAATATGAACATGACCACCAATATTGTGAATCGAAAAGTGGAAGCTCACGAGAACATCACAACGCCTGCAGGTACATTTAAATGTTACAAAATAGCTGAAGATGTGCAAAGCAAAATAGGCTTTGTAAATGTACAATTGCACAATATTGCTTGGATCGTTGAGGACATTGGAACCATTCGCAGTGAATCCTTCGACAAAAAAGGAAAACTAAATAGTACAACCGAATTGATAAAAATTCTTCGGTAA
- a CDS encoding NAD(P)-dependent oxidoreductase translates to MKFSILEPIGITACKYEQLKQEFEALGHELIFFTDRNEDEQELIKRAEGADVVVVSNIPITKNFLDACPKLSMISVAFTGVDHIDMETCRERKILVSNAAGFSTESVAELTIGMILSVYRKIVSGDSITRFGGDRAGFLGSELNGKTIGIVGAGAIGLRVAEIARVFNCRVIAFNRSEKSVEGVEFVSMDVLLKEADVVSLHVPLTADTKGLFGGEEFKKMKPSAILINTARGPVVDNAALCEALQNGEIAGAAVDVYEKEPPLEKEHILFTAPNLIMLPHLAFATQESFNKRVDIVMENIRLWLSGKPRNMMN, encoded by the coding sequence ATGAAATTTTCTATACTGGAACCAATTGGGATAACAGCTTGTAAATATGAACAGTTAAAACAGGAATTTGAAGCCTTGGGGCATGAGTTGATCTTTTTCACGGATAGAAATGAGGATGAACAGGAATTGATTAAGCGCGCCGAAGGAGCTGATGTTGTTGTTGTCAGCAACATTCCAATTACAAAGAATTTTTTAGATGCTTGTCCTAAACTTTCAATGATTTCTGTGGCATTTACCGGAGTCGATCATATCGATATGGAAACATGCCGGGAGAGAAAGATTTTGGTGAGTAATGCAGCAGGATTTTCAACAGAATCGGTGGCCGAATTGACCATTGGAATGATTTTATCGGTTTACCGAAAGATTGTTTCCGGAGATTCGATCACTCGCTTTGGAGGCGATAGAGCTGGTTTTTTAGGATCGGAACTGAATGGCAAGACAATCGGCATTGTAGGTGCTGGCGCAATAGGCCTTAGGGTGGCCGAGATTGCAAGAGTATTCAATTGTAGGGTAATTGCCTTCAATCGAAGTGAAAAGAGCGTAGAAGGCGTTGAATTTGTTTCTATGGATGTTTTATTGAAGGAAGCCGATGTTGTTTCGCTTCACGTTCCTTTAACAGCAGATACCAAAGGCCTTTTTGGTGGGGAAGAATTTAAAAAAATGAAGCCTTCGGCTATTTTAATAAATACGGCACGCGGACCGGTTGTGGATAACGCAGCTCTTTGTGAAGCATTGCAAAATGGTGAAATTGCAGGTGCTGCGGTTGATGTTTACGAAAAGGAGCCACCTTTAGAAAAAGAACACATCTTGTTTACTGCTCCAAATCTAATCATGTTACCTCATTTGGCTTTTGCCACCCAGGAATCGTTCAACAAACGAGTTGATATTGTGATGGAAAACATCCGTTTGTGGTTATCTGGAAAGCCCAGAAATATGATGAATTAG